A segment of the Candidatus Brevundimonas phytovorans genome:
TCACCTGTCAGATGGCTGGGACGGCGCGGAACTTGGGCGCCGGTCGCCGCCCCTGCATTCCTGTGGACGCCGCACGCCGCTGATTCAGCGTCACGATTTCCTTCCGTCCACAGCCGACGCCGGACTTGCCCACAGACCGGCGGCTGCTTGCCCACAGGCCGCCGAATCACCCGCTTGCCAGAAATCCTCGTTCGTCGGAACCTCATCAGGCCGAGGGACACGGCGGCGCGGAAAACCCCAGATCAGCAATGACGGCGGGGTTTCAAGCGGGTCGGTCCGGCTCTCTGACCCAGGGTTCCAGGCCTCTTCGGAGGACCGGAAAACACCGAGGCAGGGCCACAGGCTCCCGACCTTTCAGCGCCTCGGCGCAGGGGTTGTGGAGAACCGGGCCGGGATTGAAGACGACGCGTCCCGACGACGCGCCCGACGCAGCCAGGAGCCGCCAGGAGACCAGCCGCCGCCGCCGGGTTCGCCCGGGGCGCCAGAGCGAAATCGGTTTGGACGCTTCGCGTTCAAACTCAGATCTTCGCTTCGGAAAATGGCCAGGCCCTGACCCAACCGGCCAGGTCCAACCCGGACTTGGCGAGGGGACGGGATCACGGACGGCCCTCGGGCGGTTCAGGATCGCGTCCCCTCGCTCAATTCCAGGGTGCGGTGCGGCGCCGCCGACCTTTCCAAGTGCGCCGCCGATCCCTAAACCTCAGTCAATGACCTTCGATCTGTTCTCCCGCCGCAGTCTGCTGCTGGGCGCCGCCGGCCTGACCGCCGCGGGCGGCCTGTCGGCCTGCGGCCGCGCCGAGGCGCCGGTGGACGAAGCGGGTCGCGTGCGTCTGCGCCTCGCCGCCGGGGGGCCGGTCAACGCCGCCCACGGCGGCTTCTATCAGGCCATCGCCACCGGGGCCTATGAGCGGCGCGGCCTGAACGTCGAGATCCTGACCGGGGCGGCGGGCGCCGACGTCCCGGCCCTGCTGGCCGCCAGCGCCGTCGAACTGGCCGTGGGCGCCGACAGCTTCGCCCCCCTGCGGCTGATCGCCGACCGCGCCCCGGTCAAGGCCGTGGCCGCCTTCCTGCAAAAGGACCCGGTGGTCCTGATGGCCCGGCCCAACCAGCCGCTGGAGGCCCTGTCGGCCCTGCGCGACCGGCCCATCCTGATGAGCCCGGCCGACCATGCCGGTTTCTGGAACTGGCTGCGCGCCCGCTTCGAGCTGACCGCCGACCAGGCCCGGCCCGGCGCGCCCGAGGACAATCTCAAGGCCTTCCTGGCC
Coding sequences within it:
- a CDS encoding ABC transporter substrate-binding protein; protein product: MTFDLFSRRSLLLGAAGLTAAGGLSACGRAEAPVDEAGRVRLRLAAGGPVNAAHGGFYQAIATGAYERRGLNVEILTGAAGADVPALLAASAVELAVGADSFAPLRLIADRAPVKAVAAFLQKDPVVLMARPNQPLEALSALRDRPILMSPADHAGFWNWLRARFELTADQARPGAPEDNLKAFLADPKAVLVGRLTAGDPAVIARETGIAPRVLIPADDGYPSYGGLVLAPNAFARDNARALRDFIAASVEGWRDYVHGDGAKGDALIRRANPDLTQRLLNAARDSLKTEAVVDGGDAALYGLGAMTPERWQAFAEQSAEAFPAAPDWREAFTAQYLPGRS